In the genome of Populus trichocarpa isolate Nisqually-1 chromosome 10, P.trichocarpa_v4.1, whole genome shotgun sequence, the window CTGATGATGAATGGATAATGGGAACTGTAGCCACCTCATTCTGCAATATTCTCAAAGCAACCTCTTTCAAGTTGTCATATGGCCCAGCCTGCACATTAGCCAAAATCCAGATCAATGGACAAGAGCCACATCAaacatttttgttatatatatagtaacTCAAGATAAAGCCATTTGAATGCTTCCTATAAGTGCCGCACAAAAATGAAGCACCAAGAATAATTACACTCCACTTGATGCATGAATGGCGAAAAACAAATTAGGGGGTCGTTTACATGCTACAGATACAAGCATGCCTGAGAGATCACTTACATGTATGAGATGTCTAGGTAGAGCCCGGACATGTCCATCTATCTGCCTATTCAGATATGATTTTCCCTCTTTCCAAGCGGATATCGTGTGTGTATCAAGTTCTTCCTCCGTAAAATCTGATCCGTTATTTCCAAGCTGCAAGTAAAAGTAATCAGTGTTATAGAAACATGCAAACAGTATATTTATGTCCACAAAGACTTCTTATCAAGAACAGTAGCATCCAAACATAAATTATTCAAGCTTGTTGCCTGTTTTAGAAAGCATGTAAATTTCTCCCAATATCCATGAATATCCCAAAAGCCATCAATTACATTTGGGTTCTTGTCCCCGAATCAAAACCTATCCCCAAACATTTGGGgtcaaacttcaaagaagatAAATGGATATCATGCCATATGGAAAACAAAGCTGTATAAAAATTTGTTTACTTTTACCCTAAAGGAAAAGGAACCTTGTGTTGTTGCATTGTTTATCTATATGCATCTCTGATGCATATAAATTTGCACAGCGAAAATCAATGAACgaataaatatttgtatttagaAGATTCACTGTTGAAAGAAGACATGATTTTAGATGCACATACCTCTCTCAATATCAATATGAAGTCCAGGGCACTAAGCACTCCAACAAACTGGCCCCTAGAGAAGTCCCAAAGAGGAGCCATAGGGATTCCCTGGAAACAGCTAACTTAGAAGGCATACATACCCAAGCTCTTAATCAGCAACAAGTAAATATGCATAACAACCAACAATTGTAAATAATAAGTATGCAAAGCTCATATCATGGAACAGACTAAGCCTGAAGGCAGGACTTAAGCCAGCTTGAAACTGACTATTTACTTTAGCACATGTGCAGcatgactttttattttcttctccttttagaTTGGAAAATGCATTGCATTGCAAACAGCACAAATATGAAATTAACACCTTGGATTTCCATAAATGAGTACTGAAGTAATCACAGCTGCATAtactttttattctaaaattaggCACCCTGTTGACATTTGTTTCTTGCTAAGTAAGATGTCTTTCCCTGATCCAGTGCTCAATATCTTACTCATTGAGAAGGGTTCAATAAATGAGAACTGAAGTAATCACAGCCACATCTACTTTGTATCTAAAATTAGGCACCCAACTGACATTTGTTTCTTGCCGAGTAAGATGTCTTTTTCCTGATCCAGTGCTCAATATCTTACTCACTGAGAAGGGTTAAATAAggaaattcattttataaaagagGAATCATAATAAGCTGACCACAGGTGTTGATATTCTGGAGCAGGCAAGCTGGGTACAATATCAGAGATGGCTGCCTTTCTGTTTGGCAAGGAGAACATGGAAGAAATTAAGTAGTTTTGGCTGTTGTTATTTCAGGCTGATAAATTCCTTTAGAAATGTCATAAAAGATGGATGCTTCAACATGCGAAGGAAATAAATATCTATGCTAACATACGGAGATTACTGTGGGTGGTGAAGTAAGTGTGGAAGGTGTGGTATAGTTAAAGCCTTATTGATCTGCTCATGGATCCGAGTAATTCTATGATGATCTAGTTAGATATCCTAACAAAACAAGTGAAGGAACTaccaagaaaaattacaaacctagttcaaaagaagaaatgatggTCACAAACTCACAATCAGCACCGAAAGGTAAGAATACATGATGAACTGAATCATGAAAGCAACAACTAAAACATGCCAATTATGCATTCCATCACAAAGGCATGTAACATTATATGAAAGGCTTGCTTTACCGGTAAAggcatacaaaaaaaaaggtttgatacCTGCTCGAACAAAATATGAAAGGCTTGCTTTACCGGTAAATCAACATCCAAGGCAACTACCTGTAAGTTGCATTTTCTAAATTAGGAGAATATAGATTTGCTGATTTCAAATCCAAGTAAAAAGCCAAAATATGAGTGCCACAATGAAGACCATTGGTAAAGGATCCAAACCTTGCCTGACTGGGGAAGTAGCTCATATGCAGTGTGTGTAGTTAAAAACACAGAAATCCGGTGACGAGAGACCTGTAAGTCAGCCTCTGATATGCTTAGCACGCCACCAGTCAACGTACCATCTGATACACTGACCTGCATTGTAAATAAAAACCTCGTTACATTCCAAAACTTGTAAAAGGGAAAAGTATTGATGAAAACTAGAATATTGTAACAGTAAGGTGAGACAGGGTAAGACAGCCACGTAAATATAAGCAACCAAAAACAAATGTTTTCATACGAAGACACTTCAAGTTTTTCAAATGATGGAACAGAAAGCCCCAGATCCATGATCCTTAGAATGCATATAATTGGCAGCTAGTGAGAAGAAATCTTAATTTCTGAATGACGAAAATTACGTTAACAAAACAGAACAATTTCCAGCAGTCATGATGTCTATTATAGAAGTAGTATGTATCTCACCAAACGGGTAAAGGCCTCATTATCCAATTCCATACTAGATCCTGGAATCATCTCTGGATTAAAATTGGCTTCCATGTTAAACTGGATAGTATTCAGTATCCCATATTCGGTTGTTGTGTAAGGTTGGAGTTCATCATGTCGCCATTCTCCATCAACTAAAAACTTGTACTGCATGTAAATATCAAATGCATGAATTGCaatatccatatatatatatatatatatcagtacAGACATAGAACCATTCGCAGGCACAGAACATATTCATAAAAGCATTTCCTAGTCAATTTTAAATCTTTCTGAGATCACTTGAATCCAAACAATTCCATTATAAGTAGGAAATAAGCTAATGATAGTCAAAGTACTTCAACCCTATCATATAAGagcatactttgaaaaacaaaaaggctGTCATTACAAAATAAGCTAATGATAGTTATTATTGTATACAGAAAATGCCTCCATTATAAGTAGCCTTCAAGACGAGTTCATTGCTAATGAAGTTTGTATAAAGTTATGTGCTACCCTGGActtgttctttcttcttttcttttttagcacTCTCACAATGTGTAGTAAACTCTAGAAGCATGTCACAAGTATGAGCATATCGTTGACCAAACTAGTGCATCCTAGAACAATTACTAAACATTTCTTTAAATAGAATAAATTGAACTACATGTACAACAATTCAAATTGATCAAAAGCCCAACAAAACCAACCTACCTGGTGATTTCCGTGTGTAATACCATAAATAGCCTGAAATACATTAGGGCAACCTTCAACTGGCGACATAGGTATAAGCTCACCCCATCTtcacaaaaacccaaaaaacacaaCCTATCAATCAGTACCACTATGAAGAAAATTGGGTTGCTCCTAAAACAATTAACCTCGGACAAAGAGTATTTAAAATTGAGTATCATCACCTATTAAAAGAACCACTGAGAAATACATTTCGACCTCCATGAGTCCAAACAAACCTCATTAACACGGCACCAGTAACTCCACCACCAGCTTCTCTCACAGATTCCATGCTCAAAGCACacaataatcccaacccaattCAATAAATACCaaaattcacaacaaaaaaagatgcaaattttCTAAATTATGCACCTTGAAATTTATTCGctgcaaagcaaaaaaaaaaaatcaaaatttgcaaCAACCCAGTTAAGAACTTGCCTAAACAAACTCAAATGTACGGAAAACCCCTAATTGTTCAAATTAAAGAGAATAGACTCACCAGGATTGAAGCTCTAAAGAAGCTTCGGATAGGGGATTTTGAAATCTACGCACGCACAATGGGAATGGAAATTGGGGGAAATAAATAGAAACCCTAGGGGGTTAGAAAAatgaatagaaataaaattccaaaaacaagaaattttgaAAGGGGGTTAAGATCGAGAAAGGATCGATATGATCGAATCTAATTTTTGAAACCCTAGTgaagtaatataaaataaaatgtataatgaaatcaagttaaaaaacagaagaaagaaaggacAGACAGACAGGAACTTTGATAGCGATGTGTattgttgccttttttttttttttttagtttaatgtgggtatcCGGGatagtttgcgcgcacctcgactaatcccacgggccctgaagttaacaaccatgtaagcctccagtggccatcatatgagcaaccacagagctcgaacctgagaccacaaagagaacaaaccttttgatcccaagtttttaccactgAACCACcacttattattaatattaacgTTGTTTTTGTgctattgttttatattattattccaGGGtggaaaacaagataaaaaaacaaaaagataaaaaaaattttaaaaaaaataaataaattttattgctGTTTGAAATTGGTGTAAAAAGTAGCTGGTGTTATTGTTATTTGGTGTGGTGTATTATATAGAGTAAACTATAcgagattatttaaaaaaacaaattaataatgtttAGGTTTTGTATgaatgttttaaagaaataaaacaaaaaactttacaACTCATTTTATAACCCTggctttttaaataaattggttttattttaataagataaaaataaaatagatgatgatagtaaacaaaaaataaattataaaaatactaatgcGAGTTAACCTAAGTTAGCATGAAAGTCATGTAACTTAGACAATAAAAAACCAGCCAACTCGGCTAAACTCGTGTTCCAATCATGAGGTCGAGAAAATccaatggaaaataaataaataaaaccataaaattgatttttatatatataaactaatgttgaatgatgaaaccaaacaataaaataagccaaaaaaaagatataaaaccCTGTTAACAAAACTCATAATCTAGGTCATTAGACCTAAAGCACCATacatggaggaaaaaaaaaatccaaaccccAATAAATCAAACACTAGAGGATGGAATcgtgaagagaaaaaaaacaatcacacaaaatgatccaaaaaaatagcaattaaaaaaataagaataaaaatcaaaataaaaaataaattaaagggaaactacaaatttttaattggagagtgaaattgaaaagaaaaataactttaacaaaaggacaaaaaatcaaaagaatgaagactaaattagaaaaataatataccataaaattggattaaatgatgaaattaaaaaccaataaaacttttacaaaatgaccaaggaaaaaaattaga includes:
- the LOC7475962 gene encoding sucrose nonfermenting 4-like protein, with the protein product MESVREAGGGVTGAVLMRFVWTHGGRNVFLSGSFNRWGELIPMSPVEGCPNVFQAIYGITHGNHQYKFLVDGEWRHDELQPYTTTEYGILNTIQFNMEANFNPEMIPGSSMELDNEAFTRLVSVSDGTLTGGVLSISEADLQVSRHRISVFLTTHTAYELLPQSGKVVALDVDLPVKQAFHILFEQGIPMAPLWDFSRGQFVGVLSALDFILILRELGNNGSDFTEEELDTHTISAWKEGKSYLNRQIDGHVRALPRHLIHAGPYDNLKEVALRILQNEVATVPIIHSSSEDGSFPQLLHLASLSGILKCICRYFRHCSGTVPMLQLPIGAIPMGSWVPSIGEPSGRPLAMLRPSASLSSALNLLIQAQVSSIPIVDENDSLIDIYCRSDITALAKDKIYTHINLNEMTINQALQLGQDVYSSYDLRSQRCQMCLRSDTLHKVMERLANPGVRRLVIVEAGSNRVEGIVTLSDIFRFLLG